One Sander vitreus isolate 19-12246 chromosome 23, sanVit1, whole genome shotgun sequence DNA window includes the following coding sequences:
- the LOC144512159 gene encoding uncharacterized protein LOC144512159 isoform X1, with amino-acid sequence MANGHVEIHDPFSNPNSGLKSTSDTDSMEDTVEFRLLMAYAKRRRPEKESTTHDIPTSLRDGTDANGSSPQTPAMTKKEEKKKKRKKGWKSIFSCIKPQTEAEEPSPMNANRPDVDDRCGDVFFIPQVEEEDELKDLAGKLTNIADEIPFIPPEIETDSPTVDVNVEKTIGLLLRESGDRLNEKELKDAAIATELFWDYSFFKLLMTTLLTRMGLRTPNPDSPGPKASPKSQIAVTCEVTSRLSALNTLPSNQLLDHGARYLQHYYSSWVQQQGGYEEAFYSDDEDDIQ; translated from the exons ATGGCAAATGGGCACGTGGAAATCCACGACCCCTTCTCCAACCCCAACAGCGGCCTGAAATCTACCTCAGACACAGACAGCATGGAGGACACGGTGGAGTTCAGGCTCCTTATGGCCTACGCAAAGAGGAGACGGCCGGAGAAGGAGTCAACTACACACGACATACCGACTTCACTAAGAGATGGCACCGATGCAAACGGATCCTCGCCTCAGACGCCGGCCATGActaaaaaagaggagaaaaagaagaagaggaagaagggaTGGAAAAGCATTTTTAGCTGTATCAAACCTCAGACAGAGGCAGAAGAACCGAGCCCAATGAATGCGAATCGGCCTGATGTTGACGACAGATGTggtgatgtgttttttattc ctcAAGTAGAAGAAGAGGATGAGCTGAAAGACTTAGCAGGCAAGCTAACAAATATCGCTGATGAAATCCCATTCATTCCTCCAGAAATAGAGACTGACTCGCCCACAG TAGATGTGAATGTGGAGAAAACCATTGGCCTGCTGCTGAGGGAGAGTGGAGACAGACTAAACGAGAAG GAGCTAAAAGATGCTGCTATAGCCACAGAGCTTTTTTGGGACTACAGTTTCTTTAAGCTGCTAATGACGACCCTTCTCACGAGGATGGGCCTCAGGACCCCCAACCCCGACTCTCCGGGGCCGAAAGCATCTCCCAAAAGTCAGATCGCTGTGACCTGTGAG GTCACCAGTCGTCTATCAGCGTTGAACACGCTGCCCAGCAACCAACTGCTTGACCACGGAGCCAGATATCTGCAGCATTATTATTCATCCTGGGTACAGCAGCAGGGCGGATAT GAGGAAGCCTTTTACAGTGACGATGAGGACGACATCCAGTGA
- the LOC144512159 gene encoding uncharacterized protein LOC144512159 isoform X2, with the protein MANGHVEIHDPFSNPNSGLKSTSDTDSMEDTVEFRLLMAYAKRRRPEKESTTHDIPTSLRDGTDANGSSPQTPAMTKKEEKKKKRKKGWKSIFSCIKPQTEAEEPSPMNANRPDVDDRCGDVFFIPQVEEEDELKDLAGKLTNIADEIPFIPPEIETDSPTDVNVEKTIGLLLRESGDRLNEKELKDAAIATELFWDYSFFKLLMTTLLTRMGLRTPNPDSPGPKASPKSQIAVTCEVTSRLSALNTLPSNQLLDHGARYLQHYYSSWVQQQGGYEEAFYSDDEDDIQ; encoded by the exons ATGGCAAATGGGCACGTGGAAATCCACGACCCCTTCTCCAACCCCAACAGCGGCCTGAAATCTACCTCAGACACAGACAGCATGGAGGACACGGTGGAGTTCAGGCTCCTTATGGCCTACGCAAAGAGGAGACGGCCGGAGAAGGAGTCAACTACACACGACATACCGACTTCACTAAGAGATGGCACCGATGCAAACGGATCCTCGCCTCAGACGCCGGCCATGActaaaaaagaggagaaaaagaagaagaggaagaagggaTGGAAAAGCATTTTTAGCTGTATCAAACCTCAGACAGAGGCAGAAGAACCGAGCCCAATGAATGCGAATCGGCCTGATGTTGACGACAGATGTggtgatgtgttttttattc ctcAAGTAGAAGAAGAGGATGAGCTGAAAGACTTAGCAGGCAAGCTAACAAATATCGCTGATGAAATCCCATTCATTCCTCCAGAAATAGAGACTGACTCGCCCACAG ATGTGAATGTGGAGAAAACCATTGGCCTGCTGCTGAGGGAGAGTGGAGACAGACTAAACGAGAAG GAGCTAAAAGATGCTGCTATAGCCACAGAGCTTTTTTGGGACTACAGTTTCTTTAAGCTGCTAATGACGACCCTTCTCACGAGGATGGGCCTCAGGACCCCCAACCCCGACTCTCCGGGGCCGAAAGCATCTCCCAAAAGTCAGATCGCTGTGACCTGTGAG GTCACCAGTCGTCTATCAGCGTTGAACACGCTGCCCAGCAACCAACTGCTTGACCACGGAGCCAGATATCTGCAGCATTATTATTCATCCTGGGTACAGCAGCAGGGCGGATAT GAGGAAGCCTTTTACAGTGACGATGAGGACGACATCCAGTGA